TCATGTGAAAGACTGGCTTGTTCTCTGATCTACATACATCTCACAATTCCTCTCTTTATTTAGCCTTTAAACTGCTGGAGAGCTCCAGTCAGCAGTGGCTCCAGGGCTTGGTGTACCTTATCGGCAATCTTCTCGGTTCTGCATTGGCAATCTACAAATGTCAGTCAATGGGCCTCCTGCCAACGCATTCATCAGATTGGCTCGCTTTTATTGAACCGCCACAGGTATGACTCCAACTGAACAATGCCTATAAGTACACCTGGATGACTTGAGTTTGACATCCaagattttaataaaaaagtctGGATTACAAGTCTGGCACACATGCAGTACCAATCCGATTTTGTAGCCCCTTTATCCTTATtgtgttttctctttttcaccCCACAGAGGTTGGAGATAATGGGTGGAGGAATGGTGTTGTGAACCTTAATGAAACTCTCTTGCACATcgaaacacatgcacactttgccgttatgacccctgctctataatttatgtacattttaaaGTAGTCTTTGACATGTTCTAAATAATGGTTCTGCTATTATCACAAATGTCCATATAAAGAGATTTAATAAAACTGCTTCAGACATTCCTTTAAAGCACATCTGTTTAATCACAGGAGTTAGAGTGTTGTACCTGTATGATTACTTACACTTGTTCAGACTACATAGACAACAAGCACAAGAGAGCAAGAGATAGAGAAGCACTAAAAGGTCAGGAATCAGCCCGTCTAGTTAAATATTCAGCAAGTCTCTGAggaattttacatttacaccatTTAGCAGACATTTTTATCTAGAGTTACAAAGGTGCTTTGTCATGTACTCACAAAATGCATCCTAGCCATTACAATAGTTCAGAGTCCAAGACACTGTTGAATTAGGATACAGCTAGATACAGGAGTGAATGCTGAGACCTACAAAAATTATGAGTATATAAGTGAACTACCAAGCAAGTGAAGCTGGTCTACTTGAAGGATAATATTTTAGCCCTAGCCATACCTGAAGTTCGAAGAGGTTGTCCAGATCAGACTATGACCATTGCCATCAGGGAGGGCCTGGGTCATTCTCGACTTGCAATGTGAGCTTTAAGGTTTCAAATCAGGTGTGAGCAGCCACTGTAAACCAGTGATGGAAACACATCAGtgaaataacatgaatgaactgCTGACCAATGAAGAGcagctgtgctgctgtgttctggatCAATTGTAGAACTATAGAAGCAACAAGTTGCAGTAGTCAAGCTTTGAGAACAAGAAACCGAGCTCGTTCTGTGGCCATGTAGACAAAGATTCTTAATGTCATGAAAGCACACAGGGCCAACAAGCACAAGGCTAAACAGAAAACATTGGACTAAATTAATGGAAAATGTTCAACCTTACATGACAATCATGACTGTTGCCCTGAAAAGGGTGTCCTGCATAATGTGAATATCTCCCGAGTATCTGGAGAGATTAAGTATTCCCAAATTCATTAGACATAATTTACACAGAAGCACGAGGTGGGTTTGTTtcgaaaataaaataaatatagctCGCATTTAATACCTTAAATACCAGAATACAAGAATAGCCTCCAAGGTAGCGTGGTTAGAATAGTTTAATATAAACTGTTAAGACTTGTATTCCTAGGTAAGTATATCGCCCTGgcagacagagaaacagcagTTAAAACTAAAGGATTCAAACTAAAATCCGTCATCTACAAGTACATATTAGTTAACAACCTCCTTCATTGATGTGTTGTGATGGCACCTAACCAGACTGCCCTTTGTTTCCAGAGCAGTGTCAAGAAAGAAACTGAACCATGACAAATCATCTGTGCCCAGTGTCGTGAAAGCTCTGTAAATCTTTCCGACCTCTGGTTAATTACAGTTATGTTGCTCTCTTGATCTTGGAGTCATGTTTTGGTTTTTTGACAGAGCACCCGCTTTCATGTTTAGGTGCCTGTTTCTGATTGCGATAATGAATGATGTTGATGTATGGTGAAGAGGTGGAAATGCAGGACTGGGATATTCAGCTATATATCTTGTCTTGGCTGATAAAAGCTCATCGGGGTCGTTGTAACAGGAAGTGTACAAAAAGCCCTAGAAATTTTAAGATTACGTTCAGCGGAAACTTAAAAATCATCCATTATCTAGCTCATCATGTAGGCTGGTGTATGAGAATATAGCCTTTTGAGTATATATCCTTGAAAAGTATAGAGTTTAAATGAGCGAGCAGCTGTCTAAACAGTGTAATGTGTTTAAAGGTGCCCGGTTTTGACTGTGTAGCTTTTTTGTATAGCGGAACAAAACAAGGGCTGTAACTAAGATTAGTCAGTACCAACAAAGACATTTATTCAGAAAACATTTCGGGCTTAACGTTATTTACACCATCCTTTCCGTGTGACCGAAAATACTTTGTATGGTAAGATTTAGTGTTGCGACATTAATACAAACGAGTCACTAACCTTTCCAATTCAGCAATTCAGGACGGACATTCATGTACGATTACTTAACGTAGACGTGAGTTTCAGCCGACGGGTTGCAGGACCTGTTGGACCTGAACAGACACCTATAGGGAGGAGGCCGTGCTGCTCTTTAACTGGGGGCGGTGCGGGGTATAAAGCTTATGCATTCCTCTGCTCTTAGGTTCACGCCATGTGCACGGGGAATAAACGCGTGTTTTAGACTACAAGCTCAAGCGTCCGTACCAGGCCTCAAGACGATGGCGCATTTGGTCGATTTTTTGTACTCtttgtgatttgttttttttaaatattcgggatattactttttaaaaacttttcATCACCTTCGCTCTGCACTACTGTGATTTTTACTCGGATGAAGACAGGACTTTAAGATAACTTATTTATCTCCTTCTCAGCCAACTTTTAAGGATCCCTACGACCGATCGGTTGTATATCAGTGAACTTTAAATAGCTTTTCCAGGGAGTGTATTTCTGTCGTTTTGTCACCATGGAGAGATGTATGCGACACTCCCCGACGTACCAACACTCACACCCGTTTGTGCACGAAGTGAAACTAACTACAGCGCTGAAAATTCGGGTACGATATGAATGGCTGTGTGGATAAGCACCATTTGTTAAATTGGATAGACGATATCAGCCCCTGCCTACTATGTTCTTCTATGTTCTACTGGAGTTGAACAGGAGGTGGTCTCCATGTGTCCTTaacttaagtgtgtgtgtgttcagcgttGTGTCGGCTGCGGTCGATTAACGCAGATTCGGGGGtgctgtttctcagaaagtctGCGTATAATCATAACATTGAAGAACGTGGTGTGATAAATGTGTCTAATGCTAAACAAGCTTTAATGAGTTCATACCTCTACGAAACTGTACCGGATTCAACAATACTTTTAAACATCTTATTTTGGCAAAGATCACCGCTCAAAGTCTGCGTTACTCGAGAGCTCCCAGGTTAATCCGACAGATGCAGCAGTAGTCTATAAAGCTACAGTTGGCAAGATGATGTTGGTCTTTGTTGTGCCAGGTAACATGGCACCAAAGTGTATAACCTGTAAACAGAAGAAATCGGTATTCTGTGCAAGACTGTTCCAAAAATATAGAAAAAGTAGAAAATTGTAGCCCAAAAAAAGACACATTttcctttaatttctttttGTATAAGTTTGTGGAAATTTGTTTCAATGTAAAGCAGGGATCTCCATAACACTTGAATTTTGTTTTGAAAACATTGTCTCATGTATGGGCTGGGCGTGCATGAGTCAGCCAGCAATGGCATTAATGCTGACATGCTGGATGGTTTCCTGAAAGCGTGTGACGTGGGTCTCTTTCTCCATCACAGGGTGTCCTCCTCGGCTGGATCCTGTTCCCCATTCGCATCACTCTCGCCACCCTTTTCTTCCTGCTCATGTGGCCCGTAGCCCTGCTCCGATTTGCCGGGCTCTCGGAGGCTGAGCGAGCGCGGCCCGTGCAGGGGTGGAGACGCTGGCTGTTCCACCCCATAATGATCTTCCTGAGTCGATCCGTGTTCTACTCCATGGGTTTCTTGTGGATAAAGGTCAAAGGTCGACAAGCAAGGCAGAATGAGGCAGCAGTGTTGGCGGTAGCACCGCACAGTGGTTTCTTGGACAtgctggtgctgtgtgttgCGGGTCTGCCTACGGTGGTATCGCGCTCCGAGAACACCAAGCTACCAGTTATAggaggtgaaacacacacacacacacacacacacacattgaggttgcaactGATTATAGCATTAGACAAGGAAAAAGCTTTAAAGTAGTAATGTGCAAAATTAAATGTTTCTCTTTCAGCACTACTGGAGTTTAACCAGTCAGTACTGGTGAGCAGAAAAGATCCAGAGTCCAGGAGAAAGTGTGTGTCCCAGATCAGAGAGAGACTCACTTCCAACGGTTACTGGCCTCAGGTATGGTTGCAAGGTCAAACGTCTTTGGTGCTTACAAAACATGTCCAATCAGCTTCCCAGTCTAGAGTGTATATTTACTTTGGGAGAGACCACCTGTTGACAGGAGCCGCCTCTCCCTGCGTCTTTCTCATTTGTCTCGTGTAACTGCATGTTTGTCCTTCTGCAGATGCTTATGTTCCCAGAGGGTACCACTACTAACGGTCAAGCCCTGATCAAGTTTAAACCTGGTAGGTGATGGTGGCGACTTGTATGTAGAAAGGACTAAAAGACACAGTGGTCTAAAATCTGACTCGATTCTTATGAGTTTCTCTGTCGTTCTCAGGTGCTTTCTTGGCTGGAGTACCTGTTCAGCCAGTGCTGCTTCGCTATCCTAACAGAGTGGTGAGGGTGACAATCCTACAATACTTCTGCAGATATAATTAGCCCAGTTAATCCCCTTATCCCTCTCATAGCTGATTGCCAAGAGAGACATGAGGCATCTAGATGGTGCTGCTGATATGTTCACTGGCCAGTGGGAATCCTGCTGCCAATCGTAGTCCAGTTTAACCTGGAAGAATATGATGACATGGCCTTCTCTTCTCCCATTTAGAGCCTATGACCAATATCAAAACTTGCTTTGGCTGAATTTCAGAACTGAAAATCGTATCTTGGACCACAGAGACGTCTACATCAGACATGTTTCCATAACCAGTCCAGTAAACTTGTAGAGAGTGCTGAAGCATGTGGGTTGATGAATTCATCAGTCATCCCAGGTTTGTGTTGGTCTAGGCATGAGTGTTGAGGTTGCCCAATACAACACGTGTTGTTGTAAGTGCCATTTGTCAGTGTAGGATGAACAAGTCCACACCCCTTTTCACTATGTTAACGTCCGATTTCTTTACCATTGTTCTTGACCCTAAAGCAGTTTGTCAGGTTAAGCTCTGGTTTCTTATGCTATATTAAGCAGAGGTTGGCAGGTTAGTATAGTTAGAATTAATAGGTTAGTATGGTTAGAAAATGATTCTCATTTTTAAAGCATCTCTTTTGCAGGACACTGTCCGCTGGACTTGGAAAGGAATATCATGGTAAAGTTTTTTAATGTTTGTgggtgataaaaaaaaaaaacatcttaaaCAAGGCATTTGAGCAGTAGTCAAACTGCAGTATTTGTGGTGTCTTCTAAAAGAGCTTCTTTTTGTGGTAGGCTTCAGTGTCTCTGGTACACTGCTTCTCAACTCTACAGCAATGTTACTGTGGAGGTAGGGCCTTCTGTATGATGCCTACTTTTCTGAGCCaatcgtgtgtgtttgtgtggctggGCTCTGACCACTAGAATGACGCTGTCTGTTTTGCTGTAGTTCTTGCCTGTCTACAAGCCGTCCACTGAAGAAAAGGACAACCCAGACTTGTATGCGGACAACGTGCAGAAACTCATGGCTAAGTGAGCTAGCAGTTTACTTTGCACTCATGCTTGCGTGACCACAATCAGACATGCTGCTTTGACAAATTATTTTGCAATTTACACCACAAGGAAATGTCTTTGAAGTAATGACTTGTGTACTCTTACAGAGCCCTGGGAGTACCAGCTACAAACTATGTTATGGAGGGCTCTTTCCCAGTCACAAAGATGGGTGGTCTATCACTTCCTCTAGAGCCCCCTGCTGGGGAATCTCTCAAAATGCTCAAACGTGAAGGGTAAGGTGTATATATTTGTTTGTATGTATAGTTGGATGGTTGAACATGATTATGGATGTGTAACAGAACTTTCACACTACCATGGTTTCTTTTAatatgccccccccccttcttcCACGCCAGTTTTACCACAGCTCAAATGAAGATGGTGATGAACACTATGATTGACTACTGTCACTCGGGGCAGGGTGCCATGGTAACTGTTGATCAATTAACCAACCTCCTGGGACTGACAGAAAAGCAGCCTGCAGTGAAGATATGTTCCCTGTACTCCAAGGTAATGGATGCACTGAAACGGATGGCAGACATGTCAAAGCATACATTTGCATTGAAACTAAAGagattcgttttttttttttgttcttgtatTAGAATGACATGTTGGATCTGAGACAgttttgtttgagtgtgtgcgTTGCAGCAAGACTCCGTGATCCAGAGTCTCTCCTTCACACTGCATtcatggtgagtgtgtgggtgtttctTTGTAATGCTAATTAAAGCACCTATAGCTACATGGCTACGGTTCCTCCTTCTAAAgtcagtcaaatttatttatatagtgctttttacaacacgttgtcacaaagcagctttataagTGCATGGGTCCATATCTCTATTGAGCAAGTCAGGGGTGAtggtggcaaggaaaaactcccccCTTTCCCTCTACCTGCACTGCCTTCAGACACTAAATAAGGCAGCTCTAGTAGAGCTTATTGAACCAGGCAGTGGAGCAGGTGCAGTCAGAGTATCTGCCTTTGATTGTTTAACTTGCTAACAGCTACTTTGTGAAGGTGAGTAATTTGACCTTTTGAATGACTTCACAGTAACAGTTTACCCCTTCAGTAATTACTGCACGTCCTGCAAGTCTGTGCATTCTATAAATAATATCCTGTTGCTCGGGTTCATCACAATGCACTGTATTCAAAAGACTATCCAGTGTAATTTGGAGCAGGAGTAATTCTTAACACATTTGTGTGTCTACCAGCtgtatgatggtgatggtgatggtttgCTCAGCGCAGCCGACCTCTCTGACCTGATGGGAGCACTGTTGGGAGTGTCGCAGTATAATGTTGCAGAGATGTACTCGGAGCTGACCTCCAGGGGGCAGGGCACGGAAGGTGAGCGGAAAATAGCTTTGcttaaaattttttttacctAGGCGAAGGATGTTGTttagtcaatcaatcaatcaatcaaattttatttatatagcacttttttacaacagttgttgtcacaaagcagctttacaagtgccgagtcctagccccagtgagcaagccaagggcgacagtggcaaggaaaaactccctagttttttttttgcatgaggatgaaaccttgagaggaaccaagactcagggggggaacccatcctcctctggccgacaccggtcaccatgacaacaacaacaatttagacagaaagaagagaaagaaaaggaaaaagatgtaataatgtccatcatggtgtaggcatccggttaggcaggaggtggccggcccaggatggattgcttgtctctcctcatctcatttttcctcgagcaggcgggcagccatgtggagaaaataaaacagggaaaattagctctgtatgaggacatatataggacagatgaaattaaacacatttctggagtgtggcagcaactccggcattaagttaaactattacagcctagctaaaaaaggcagaaccagaaggtaacctaggcttgggggcattctgagacaatggcatccatccactgcactgtcaacaaacttgagtgaccacgagcagtgacaggacgacagcaccagcgcctcagtctaccataaaacccttcgtctatgaacccctggatctgtacctttatctaagggggaatgttgattatcaaatgctaaaccaaataggtgggttttcaacctagacttgaagattgtgactgtgtcagagtcccggacgcattttggaaggttgttccaaagctggggggccttataagaaaaggct
This Brachyhypopomus gauderio isolate BG-103 unplaced genomic scaffold, BGAUD_0.2 sc77, whole genome shotgun sequence DNA region includes the following protein-coding sequences:
- the lpcat4 gene encoding lysophospholipid acyltransferase LPCAT4, whose translation is MERCMRHSPTYQHSHPFVHEVKLTTALKIRGVLLGWILFPIRITLATLFFLLMWPVALLRFAGLSEAERARPVQGWRRWLFHPIMIFLSRSVFYSMGFLWIKVKGRQARQNEAAVLAVAPHSGFLDMLVLCVAGLPTVVSRSENTKLPVIGALLEFNQSVLVSRKDPESRRKCVSQIRERLTSNGYWPQMLMFPEGTTTNGQALIKFKPGAFLAGVPVQPVLLRYPNRVDTVRWTWKGISWLQCLWYTASQLYSNVTVEFLPVYKPSTEEKDNPDLYADNVQKLMAKALGVPATNYVMEGSFPVTKMGGLSLPLEPPAGESLKMLKREGFTTAQMKMVMNTMIDYCHSGQGAMVTVDQLTNLLGLTEKQPAVKICSLYSKNDMLDLRQFCLSVCVAARLRDPESLLHTAFMLYDGDGDGLLSAADLSDLMGALLGVSQYNVAEMYSELTSRGQGTEAALYDLLTTHPTYKMILGEYFQGGDMELVTADGNHNGIPNGKAIRNNNGISNGNGVTQKKFH